From Deltaproteobacteria bacterium:
TGCGAGCGCACGTGCTCGCGCAGCGCGTCGGTGAGGGTGGGCTTCTCGTCGTTGTAGAGCGCCAGGATGGAGCTGAACTGGGCGTCGCACGCCAGCATCAGCTTCAGGCGGTCCTCCCTGGGCTCGGCCAGGGTGGCCTCGTGCCCGTGGATGGCGCCGTCGCCGAAGTCCTCGATGGCGGCCAGCGCGATGAAGCCGCGCCGCTCCCGCGTCACGCCGTCCGCCAGCCGGTACTCCTGGCTCAGGTAGTAGATGGCCGGGGCATCCTCCGGCACCAGCGTGCCCTCGTCCTGCCACTCCCGGAAGCGCTCCGGCACCGTGGAGTAGGGATCCGCGTCGCGGCTGAAGTCGATGCGCACCACGTTGCGCGGCGAACGCGCGTAGAGCTCCGCCTGGTGCTCGGGAGAGATGACGTCGTAGGGCGGCGCCATCACGCTGGACAAATCGCCGGCCTTGCCGGGGTTGTAGGTGAGCCCTCGGAAGGGAAAAATCTTGGCCATTGCGCGTTCCCGCCTACGCCTTCAGGCTTTCCTGAAGCTTGGCGTCCCTGGCCTCCACGCCGGCGGCCAGCTCCTCCTTGAAGCGGGCCAGCTTGGCTGACAGCTCCGGGTCCTTCCGCGCGATGATCTGGGCCGCGAAGATACCCGCGTTGGCGGCGCCGCCCTTGCCGATGGCCATGGTCGCCACCGGCACGCCCGCGGGCATCTGCACCGTCGCCAGCAGCGCGTCCATGCCGTCCAGCGCCGACGCGCTCAGCGGCACGCCGATGACCGGCAGCGTGGTGACCGCCGCCACCACCCCCGCCAGGTGCGCCGCCGCGCCCGCGCCCACGATGAACGCCTCGATGCCCCGGTCCGCCGCGCCCTTGGCGTAGGCGTGGGTCCGTTCCGGCGAGCGGTGCGCCGAGGATATGTGCATCTCGTAGGGGATGCCGAAGGACTCCAGCCGCGTCGCGGCCTCCTTCATGACCTCCACGTCGGAATCGCTGCCCATCAGTATCGCGACCTTCGGATTCTGATCCGTCACTGTCCGTCTCCTTCTTCGGTTTTGTCGTTATACAGGTTCCGTCCGTTACGTTCCGGTTTTCGCTTCTCTAATGCGCCCTGCGCGGGCCGAGGGCCCCTTCACTTCGACCTCTTCCCCGGGCGGAGAGCGTCGCCTCAGCCGCGCTCCATCGCGCGCCGGGCGATGTCCCGGCGGCAGTGCATGCCTTCCCAGGAGATTCTGTCCACACCTTCATAAGCCTCCCTTGTGGCCGAGGCAATGGTGTCTCCCAACGCGGTCACGCCCAGCACGCGGCCGCCGGCCGTGT
This genomic window contains:
- the purE gene encoding 5-(carboxyamino)imidazole ribonucleotide mutase; its protein translation is MTDQNPKVAILMGSDSDVEVMKEAATRLESFGIPYEMHISSAHRSPERTHAYAKGAADRGIEAFIVGAGAAAHLAGVVAAVTTLPVIGVPLSASALDGMDALLATVQMPAGVPVATMAIGKGGAANAGIFAAQIIARKDPELSAKLARFKEELAAGVEARDAKLQESLKA